ACCAGGCCGCCACCGTGTGGCACGAGATCGGCGGGCACGCCGTGCACGCCATGCTGTCGCAGGTCCGCTATCCCGCCGACTCCGGGTTCTCACGACTGCCCCGCGACGTGGTGGAGGCTGCGTCCGTGGTGATGGAGATGTGGGCGCTGGACCCCGCGCTGCTGGCCGGCTACGCCCGCCACCACCTCACCGGCGCGCCCCTGCCCGCCGAGGCCCTGGCCGGGCCGGGCGGCGCCCGCTGCGGCGTCGGGCACCGGCTGCTCCAGGACCTCGCCACGTCCCTGCTCGACCTGGCGTGGCACTCGATCGGCCCGGACGACGCGATCGACTCCGTCGAGGCGTTCGAGCGGCAGGTCCTGGCCGATGCCGGCTTGGCCGGCACCGGAGTCCCGCCCCGCTACCTGACCGCGTTCTTCCGTCACGTCCTCGTCGGCGGCTACGACGCCCGCTACTACAGCTACACGTGGTGCGACGTGCTGGCAGCCCTGCTCCACAAAGAGGACAAATCAGGGGCACGACTGCGCGAGTTGATGACCCTCGGAGCCCTCGCGGCAGACCGGTTCCCGGCCCCGGACCCGACCGCGTTCCTGCGCAGGCTTGGGATCACGGACTAGCTTTCCGCAGCTCGGACCCGGTCTCGCGCGGCCGGGCCTGAACGACATGCTCGCGAACCTCAACCCGCACCGCCCCGACCTTCGACGCTCCGCGAACCGATGGGAACCACGATGACCACGACGACCTACACCGAAGTCGCCACCGCCGCCGGTGCCTGGTGCTGCCGCGTGCTGCTGCCCGAAACCCCGTTCGAGGCGGTGTGCGCCCTGCTCAAGGACCTGACCACCGTCACCGGCACGCCGGTCACCGCGTTCCTGTTCGGCGGTTGCGGCGACCCGGTCGCCGAGCTGCTGCTCGTGCGCGACCCCAGCCGGACCCACGGGACCCCGGAGATCGCGCTGTACGAGTCCTTGGCCCAGCGACTGACCGCCGAGACCGGCTGGTCGCTCGCCCCGGCCCGTGCACCACACAGCGGCGTCCTGGTCGGACTCGGACTGCGTGAGGGCTACGCCCCCGACGCACCTCACCATGCGCCGGCCGAGGTCGAGCAGCACCTGGCCGGGCACGGCGCCGACTGGAGCTGCCGCACCGCGCGGCTGGTGTCGGCCAGGCTGGTCGACGGAGCGGTCCAGTGGTACGACGAGGTCGGCGTCGTGGTGCACACGCCAGCCGAGATGGCACCGACCATCGAGCGGATCGCCGCGCTGTTCGCCCAGCACCGATACGTCGTCACCGACTTCGGCTCCGGTTCCACGCGCGCCCTGGCCGCCAGGTAAGCCACCTGCGGCCGGCGTGCGCGCCTACCTCCGCACCGCGCGCCGACACGGCGCACCGGCCCGGCCAGATCCCCGATAGACGGGTATCACAGTGAAAACAATGGCGCGTGAAGTCGTGTAAATGGCTTCACGCGCCATTCTGGGTTAGGGTTGTTATATAGCACGAAAAGAAAACGGAAAGCCTCACGGAAGCGGGCGGAAATGTACCTCAGCGATACGGCGCGAAGCATCATCACGGGCCTGGGAATCGACGGCGACACGTTCGACAAGAAGTCGCCCACCGGCATCGCGCTGGGTGCCACCGCCGCCGAGTACGCGCGGCTCCAGGAGAGCGCGATGGACCACCTGGCGGGCGTCGGCCGGCGGATCACCGAGGCGATCGGGGCCGGCCGGACGATGCAGTTCACCTTCGCCGAGCAGAGCGACGTCCACCAGTACGACGAGGCCGCGGCCGGGCTGCGGGCGCTCAACGGCGTGCTGGCCGCGTGCGCCGTGGCCTACAAGCAGGCGCACGGCCTGGCCGCCGAGGCCGACGACGAGGCCGAGGCCGACTGAGGCCGTCCGCGCGGTCCCCGCCCGTCGCGGGGACCGCGCACGCCCCACCCGAGCTTCGCCCCGACCCGACACCAGGAGGGCCCGCCATGCCCGTTCCCGCCACACCCGACACCCCCACCACGCCCGACGCCGCCGAGGACGCTCCGCAGGCCTGCGGCCCCGAGTACGAGGCGCTGGTCACGGCCTACGCCACCGGCGCCGACCCGCACGAGACGTGGGCGGCGATGGTGCGCGCCGACCTGCCCCACGAACGCCGCCTGGCCGCGCTGACCGCGGTGCTGCCGCGCCGTGCCGCCGAGCTCGGCGCGACCGCGGGCGCCGAGGCCGCCGCCGACGGGGTCGACGCCGACACCCCGCTGTCCCAGCTCCGCCGCATCGTGCACCTGGCCGACTCCGGATACGTGGTGACGTGGCGCGAGGAGTTCGGGCCCGACGCGCCGCTGTTCCAGCACGGCGGCGAGGACGACGAGGGCAGCACGGCGTGGTTCGCCGCCCGGTTGGGCATGACGGCCGCGCTCGACGTCGACGACGCCGGCGGGGACCTGCTGTTCGCCTGCGCCGGTGTCTACAACGACGCCTACGCCGACGCGTGGCGGGAGACGCTGGTCGACCTCGCCCGTACCGCCCTGGCCGAGGACGCCGCCGAACGGCACGCGAACGCCGACTAGACGGGTATCACATTCCAACAATGGCGCGCGGAGCCTTTTCAGTGGCTTTTCGCGCCATTTTCCATTAAGATTAAGACAGAACGAAGGAAAGCAAAAAGAAATCAGCGGGTCAAAGACAGGAGAGAGTCGTGGTGTTCACCGTGTGCGTGACCGGGAGCGGCGAGGACATGGGGTTGCTGGGCGTCGTCGAGGGCGACGTCCCGGAGATGACGTTCGGCGACCCCGGCGAGTACGTGGAGGTCGTCCGCGACGTCGCCTCGGAGGACGCCGCGCTGGAGGTCGTGTTCGGCCGCCCGTTCACCGGCTGACCCGCCCGCCTCGTCCACTCCCGATCGAAGGAGCCGCGCCGTGCGCGAAGAACTCGTCCCCGTCCTCCAGGCCGCGGGCGTCACCCACACCCCCGACGAGATCCTGGCCCACCCCGCCGTGCCCCGGCCGGTGAAGACGCTGCTGCTCGACGCGGCGCGCCTGGCCGAGGGCAAGCGGTCCGACCTGCTCGGCAAGGCGCGACAGGTCACGTCCGTCGTGACGACCCTGGTCGCCAAGCTCGACGTGGGCCACTCGGTCAACCGGCTCGGCGAACTCCAGAACACCGGCCTCCAGCTCGACCTGCTGTGCGCCGAGTACGCCACCGCCGTCGACCAGCTGGAGGGCGTGGCCCGCACCTGGCTCGCCCTGACCGCCGACGTCGACGTGCCGCCCGCGCCCGCGACCGCCTGACCACCACTTCCGCACCGACCACCATCCCCGCCCGCGCGGGCCCGGCCACCCCTCGGCCGGGCCCGCGCCCACCCCTGCCCGAAGGAGGCACCGATGGCCCGCATGGCAGGCCGCACCGCCCGCGTCCAGACCTGCTGCCGCTCCTGCGTTCCCGCCGACCACCGGGCCGACCCGGTGCGGCGCGACCGCCGCGCCGGCAAGGCCGAGACCCGCCGCGCCGCGCTCGACGCCGCCGGCGACCGCTGACCGCGCGCGATCCGAGAACCATCCCACCCCGACCCGGGAGAACAACGTGCAGGAACCACAGGAGAAGGTGGGCGCGGCCGACGAGGCGCCGCACCCGCCGTTCCACGTCAGCTGGAGCAGCGTCCACCACTTCCAGGCCCTCATCGACCCCGCGCTGCCCGAGCACGCGGGCCTCACCCCGGCCGACTTCCCCCGCTACGACACCGAGCCGCTGTCCGACGAGGTCGACACCCTGCTCGAAGACCTGGAGACCGGCGAGCACAGGGAGAGCCGCGACGGGCGCGAGGTCTCCACCGTCGTCGCCCTCGACGGCATCGAGCTGGGGGACGGATGAGCGGCCCCGGCGTGCACCCCGGCACCGGCCTGCCTACCTGGCGCGGCCGGATCGTCCCGCACGTCACCGCGTGGAGCGGCGAACAGGTCGACCCGATCACGCGCCCCTTCGGCTACGTCACCCGCGACGACGGGCGGGAGTACCTGACCTACGAGCACGCCGAGGTCTCCGGCCTGGCCGCGGGCAGCCCGCTGCTGGAGCAGCGCGACCTGTTCGGGCTGCTGTGGTTCTCCGGCCACGACCGGCCCGGTGTCGGGGAGCCGCAGTTCGCCATCGTGCACGCGCAGCGACAGCGGGACTGCATGATCGGCCGCCGCTGCCAGGTGTGCGGGACGCCGTTCCCGCGCGGCGGGCCGGTCACGTTCCTGGTGCCCGAGCACGTGGTGCCCGAGGACGGCCGGCCGTTCGAGACCGCGCACCCGCCGGTGTGCGGGCCGTGCCGCCCGTACGCGCTGGTGCAGTGCCCGCACCTGCGGCAGGTGCCGTTCGCGTGGGTCGTCGCCCGCGCCTACCGGCCCACCGGCGTGCTGGCCGACCTGTACGTGCCCGACCGCGGGACCGGCGGGATCGACGAGGAGACGGGCGTGGTGCTGCCGCTGGGGCACGTCCTGCTGCGGTACGCGGTGACCAAGCAGCTGCGGGTCACCGTGCGCTCCTACACCGTCGAACCGGCCGCACCGCACCGCGCCGACCGGGGGCCGGGCAGGCGTTGAAGCCGTCCGCAGCGCGTGCCGCGCGGTCGCCCGGCACTCCTCCATCGCGGAGAGCCGGTCATCGTTCGGTTCCTCGACGCGGGGTGGTCGGGCGTCGCCGTGGCACGACAGGGTCGGGGACGGGCGGCCGACCCGCCGGCCAACTCAAGGTACCTCCCAGCCTGCGGTAACGGTCCTGAGTGGACTGGCGGCTGATGCCCTCGTAGACGCGGTCGGCGACCTCCTGCCACCGCCATCCCCCGTCGAGCAGGGCTTCCAGGGAGGCGACCTCGGCCGCGTCGAGCGCGGCCCGCAGGCGCGGCAGCATTGTCAGCCACTGCGCCAACTGTTCCGGCGCGACGGTGCGCGGGTCGATCTCGGTCAGGTCGCGGACCAATTCGGGTAGCGCAGGACCGCCCGGGGTGGCACCGGGGTCTTCCGAACGGTCGGTGTGGCGCATCGGCGAATCTCCCGGATTTCACAGCGCAGGAGACCGGTGGCTCACAAGCCGGCCCGGTCGGCGCAGACGACACGGCTGCCGCACGTCCGGTTGCGCAGTGTAACGAAGGTCCGCGTGTTCGGTGGTGAGGAGAACGGCCCGCCGAAGCGCGTCGCGCGCCTCCGATCAGGTGACATGATGTCACATCACATGATTTCAATTCATGTGATGTGACATCATGTGAATGGTCCGGCCAACGACAGGGAGCACCCGATGGCCCAGTACGACCTCACCGATCTCGTCACCCGCATCACCGCCGCCGGGGGCGACCCCGCCGACCTCCTCGGCGTCGCCGAGCGCATCGTCAAGCACGGCGGCACCTACTACGCGCACAACCGACAGTCCCAGTACGCCGCGCAGAACTTCACCGCCGACCTCGAACGGGCCGTGGCGGCCCGCGCCGCCGAGCAGGCGAAGCTCGCCGACCGCAAGGCCGCCGCGACCGAGATGCTGGCCAAGGTCCGCGCCGGACTGACGCTGTTCACCAAGACCCCTGGGCACGGCTGGACCATCGTCGGCCCCACCTCCTCCCTGACCTCCGGCGCGCAGCTCGACGTCACCAAGACCGACGGCACCACCAAGCCCGTGTTCGTCCGCTCGGTCATCGCCTCGTTCTCCCGCGACGGGGTGGACTACTCCACCGCCACCTTCACCTCCCTGCCGCGCCTGACGGCCGGCCGGCCTCGCACGGCACGCACCCGGGGCCGCTGCGACGGGTGCGGCAACTACTCCTCCCAGCTCACCCTTGTGGACGACTCCTCCGGCGTGCAGGGGTCCTGCTGCCCGCGCTGCGCCCGCCTCGACCCGCTGGAGCTCTCGTTCGGCTGACCTGCCCCGCCCTCTCCGTGCCCGCCTCTTCGTTCCCGCACGTGCGGGACCTCATCCACAGGAGCCGTTCGTGACCGTCCCCATCAGCACCACCGCCGGTGTGGTCGACGTCGACACCACCACCCTGACCCCCACCGCCGCCGCCCTCGCCCGCCTGTGGTCGGCCAACCCCCTGCACACCCCCGGCCCCGTCCACCTGGAGTCGATCCGCACCCTGCGGGAGATGACGCCTCCCGAGCAGATGGCCGAGGTGATCGCCTGGTACGGCGAGGACGCCCTGGACCGCCCGCACCGCGTGGTGTGGCCGTACCACGCCCGCGGTCACCGGGCGCACCCGCTGGCCGAGGAGCTGGAACGCCAGGCCGCCGCCCTGCCCGTCGGCTACCGGCCGGTCGGCTCCGCGCTCGACGAGGACGGCGACACCGCCCTGGTCGACGACGAGGACTTCATCACCAGCGACGAGGTGCTGGAACTGATGACCCGGCACGGCCGGCCCATCGGCAGGACCACGCTGGCCAACTACAAGCACCAGCCGCCCGCCGGCTGGCCCGGCATCGCCCGCTACGTCGGCCGCACCCCGCAGTGGTCGCGGCGGGGCGTGCTCGAGTACGTGTCCCGCTTCATCAGCGCCTACACCAGCTCCGGCACCGTCCGCGACTACGTCGTCGCCTTCCTGGGCGAGTTCGTGGACCACTACCACGTCGACCGCCTCACCGACGCCTTCCGCGAGGGCCTGCGCGACCACCTGCGCGAACACGGCATGGGCCTGGACGGCGACAGGTTCCTCGCGCCCCGCTCCATGCCCGAGGCCGAGGCCGAGGCCCACATCCGCGACGCGCTGTCCAGCGTCGAACTGGGGCAGATGATCGACGACTTCGACCGCCACGACGACGCCGAGCGCATGGTCGTCACGGTCCTCACCGCCCCGGACGGCACGCCGATGGAGCAGCGGGTCGTCCAGGACGAGCCCGTCGACCGCACGAAGCGCCCCGACATCGACGCGATCCGGCTGGTCGCCGCGGGCCTGGGCGACGAGCCGGGCGAGATCGAGCCGGGCACGGTGTGCCGGGTGGCGCTGGTCGACGCCGACGGCGACGAGATCATGACCCGCGACGTCCGCACCTGGTAGAAGGGTGGGCCCGCGATGCGCTACGGCGACCCCGACGGCTTCGGCCGTCACGGCATCCTCGACCTCGACGCCTTCGGCAACCCCGTCTGCCACGAATGCGGGCAGCCCTACCCGTTCCTCGGCCGCCACGTCCGCCGCCACGGCATCGACCCCGACCGCTACCGCGAACGGCACGGCCTCGGCCGGCAGACCCCGCTCGCATCGCGGCAGATCCGCGCCGAGATGAGCAAGGTCGGCAAGACCAAGGTCGACGCGCCCTGGTGGCCGAAGTTCAGGGCCTCCCTCGACACCGAGGGCTCCCTCCGCGCCGCCCGCGCCGCGCACGCGCAGGGAACCCGTCCCGAGACGCGGCGGCGCAAGCAGGACAACGCGGTCCAGGCGATGAGGGACGCCAACCTCGCCCGCCGCAATCCCACCGTGCACACCTGCCTGATCTGCGGGGCGCAGTGGTGCCGCATCGGCAAAGGCCGGCCGCCGAAGGTGTGCTCCGACGCGTGCCGGGTCCGGCAGCTCGGTTGGGACCCGCGCGCCGCCCGCACCATCCTGCTGCGCCCCGAGCGGGTCGACTGGAAGGCGCCCATCCCGGAGATCCGGGCGCAGTGGGTGGAGCCGCCCGAGATCGCCCGCGTCCTGGGCCTGTCGCGGGCCTACGTGTACCGGGTGCTGCGGCAGGAACGCGTCGACCCCGGCCGTCGGTGAACTCCACCGGACAGCCGCCGGCCGGATGGCCGCCGGACGCGACGGAGGGGCGGGCCGCCGGAGGGAGGCCCGCCCCTCGCCCGCGTCAGCGCCAGGTGGCGGAGGCCGGGCAGGTGTCGGTGATCCTGGGCAGGGTGGGCATCTGCGCGCCCATCTCCATGCCGCCGAGGCCGGCCAGGTTCACCGACCCGGACGGGGGCAGCCACGCGACGATCTCGCCGTCCTTGACCACGAGCACCTCGTCGAAGGTGACACGGCCCCGGGTGGCGGCGAACAGCAGCACGGCGGCGTCGTCGGCGGCCGGGAGGTCGGTGTAGCGGGTCCACCTGCACCAGCCGCTCTTGACGACCAGCGAGTAGACCGGGGCGGTGGTGGGCGCGGTGGTCATCGGTTCCTCCGAGGCGGCTCGTCCTTGCTGCATGTCATGTACATGATATGCAGGTTTCCAGTAGCTTTGCAAGTAGCTTTCAAAGCGTCGCTGGGTCACATCACCGCCCCCCGGCCGAGCCCACGGTCAGCGTGTCGCCCGGCCGACCCCGCCCGGCCCGGGGTGGTCCGGCAGTTCCTCGTAGGCGAAGCCGCTCGCGCCGGGCACCAGGTCCAGGCGGGCCAGCAGCGACGTCGACGCGGCCGTGCAACCGTCCGGCCGCCCGGCCTCGCCGACCGCCCCGTCCTCGACCTGCGCCCGGGTCACCCCGAACGCCGCGCACACCGCGTCCCGCACGTCCCGCCCCACCGACTCGTCCATCCCGCCATCATCCCCGCACCCGGATTCCCGGGAACCCGGGAGCAGGTCGGGCCGGCGGCGGTCGCCGCGCCTACGATCGGCGGCACACGAATCCGCGTGCCGCCTGGCGAATCGGGGCCGGGCACGACCCCTAGGCCCCGAGGTGGACGCCATGTCCGAACCGCTGTCCGAGTCCGAATCCGAGCCGCAGGCCCCGCGCGGCGGGCGCCGTCGCCGACCACCGCGCCCGGCCGCCCTGGTGTGCGGGGCGCTCGCCCTGGTCGTCGCCCTGCTCGCCGTGTTCCTGCTGCCCGCCCTGCTGCGCGACGATCCGCCCGCGACCGTGCCCGACCGCACGATGGAGAAGGCGCTGGAGCTGTACGCGGCGGCCCGCCTGCTCGACGGCAACGTGTTGTCCTCCAGCTCGGCGACCAGGGCGCTGGAGACGTGGTGCGCCGACCACGAGCTGGCCAACCCGCCCACGGTGCGCGCGGTGCGCGACCCGCTGGTCGACCAGCCCGCCACCCCCGAGGTGCGGACCGCGTTGCAGGTGGGCAGCGACGACCCGGTGGTCTACCGGGAGGTGGAGCTGCGGTGCGGGCAGCGGCTGCTGTCCACCGCGGGCAACTGGTACGTGCCCGGCAGGTTGACCGAGGACATGAACCGCACGTTGCGCGAGTCCGACACCCCGTTCGGCACCGTGGTCGCCCCGCTGGGCATCTCGCGGCGCACCGTGGACGTCGAGCAGCTGTGGCCGCTGCTGCCGCTGCGGTGGGAGACCGCCGACGAGGCCGTGGTGCGGGCCTGGACCCGGGAGCACGTCGACGACGCCCGGTTCCGGGAGGAGCGGGCGATGTTCCGGCACGAGGCGCTGGTCACCGGCACGCAGGCCCCGGCCGGAGGGTTGCCGATCGCGCTGGTGCACGAGACCTACCGGCAGGGCGCGCTGAAGTTCATGGACCGCTGACCGTTGCCTTCCCCGTGCGGTGGATGCAGCCCTGCTCGACGCACTGCCGCGCCGAGCACCGGTGGTGGGAGATGTCGGCCGAGTCGTCCGACACCTCCGGGTCGACCCAGTCGCGGGCCCAGCAGCCACACGCCGGGCAGCGCCGGTCGAGCACGTCGTCCAGGGCGTTGCGCAGCAGTGTCAGCGCGTCCTGCTCGACGGCGCCGCCGTCCAGCGACGTGTAGCCGCGCAGGAGGCGCGCCAGGTCCGGCGGCACAGCGAGAAGAAGAGAGTCGTCGGCGGGAGGCCGCGCGGCGTCGAAGTCGTTGTCCACACCCTCCGGTACCGGCGGACCGACGTGATGTGCAGACGAGGACGGGAATTCACCCGATCCGGCGTCCAGCTCCCCGGGGTCAGAGGTGATCTTCCCGTCTTCCCGGGTGGTTCGGGAACGGCTCGTCGATCCACATTCCGTGCGGGGTGGCGCCGAGCATCGGAGCGTCCCGGGTGACCGGTTCGGGGAAGTCGGGCGGGGTGCGGCCGTACGCCTGCCACAGCTCCGGGCGGGCCGGGCCGAGCCACGGGTCTCCGGTGGGCCAGTGGCAGGACGGGCAGTAGCGGTTCGCCACGTCCTGCGGGTGCGGCGTGGTCCTGCCGCACACCGGGCAGGCGAACACCGGCCGCTCCTCAGGACGGTCCGTCCACAGCGTGCCGTCCTGCACCGAGGCGACCAGCTCGACGCGCAGGCCCAGGACCAGGGGCAGCGTCGGGGCGAGGGTGTCCCAGTCGTCGGGCAGCGGAAAGTCCTGCTCGGCGAACAGCGCTTCGGCCTGGGCACGGGTCAGCCGCAGCGGGCCGTCGAACGGCGGGCGACGCTCGTCCTCCGCAGCACGGCGGGCGCGGTCGACGGCGGCCAGCACGAGTTGCCACATCACGGTCGGTGACGGTAACGCGGCCGGTGACCGGTCGCGCCCCGACACGCGTCGACCCCCGCGGTCAGGGTCCGCAGGGGTCGACGCGGTGTCCGCCGGTTCCGGCGG
The window above is part of the Saccharothrix sp. HUAS TT1 genome. Proteins encoded here:
- a CDS encoding MucR family transcriptional regulator: MRYGDPDGFGRHGILDLDAFGNPVCHECGQPYPFLGRHVRRHGIDPDRYRERHGLGRQTPLASRQIRAEMSKVGKTKVDAPWWPKFRASLDTEGSLRAARAAHAQGTRPETRRRKQDNAVQAMRDANLARRNPTVHTCLICGAQWCRIGKGRPPKVCSDACRVRQLGWDPRAARTILLRPERVDWKAPIPEIRAQWVEPPEIARVLGLSRAYVYRVLRQERVDPGRR